One segment of Cetobacterium sp. NK01 DNA contains the following:
- the modA gene encoding molybdate ABC transporter substrate-binding protein gives MYKIIFLFIILTQSIFSKEILISGAASLKEYLEKNIEEYNKKIDPNLTISLNLGGSGTLKRQLEQGGEVDIIFLANRDYMIDLKNNNYLFDEEVILENSLVLIKNNKTSSNEGILAIGDPKYVPAGQYASEVLNNLPLKQYSLVYGKDVRSVLSYVELGEADFGIVYLTDTKLLKNSEVIEVFPKILHKPIEYSIGISKTTKNKEDSERFLNFLRGKNWE, from the coding sequence ATGTACAAAATTATTTTTCTATTCATTATTTTAACTCAGTCAATCTTTTCAAAAGAAATTTTAATTAGTGGTGCTGCATCTTTAAAAGAGTATTTAGAAAAAAATATTGAAGAGTATAATAAGAAGATTGATCCAAATCTTACTATCTCTTTAAACTTAGGTGGCTCTGGCACTTTAAAAAGACAGCTTGAACAAGGTGGAGAGGTTGACATTATATTTCTTGCAAATAGAGATTATATGATTGATTTAAAAAATAATAACTATTTATTCGATGAGGAAGTTATTTTAGAAAACTCTTTAGTTTTAATAAAAAATAATAAGACTTCTTCTAATGAAGGTATTTTAGCTATAGGCGATCCTAAATATGTTCCAGCAGGTCAGTATGCTTCTGAAGTTTTAAATAACTTACCTTTAAAACAATATTCTCTAGTTTATGGAAAAGATGTTAGAAGTGTTCTTTCTTATGTTGAGTTAGGAGAAGCTGATTTTGGGATAGTCTATTTAACAGATACAAAGTTGCTAAAAAATTCTGAAGTTATTGAAGTTTTCCCAAAAATTCTTCATAAACCAATTGAATATTCAATTGGTATTTCAAAAACTACTAAAAATAAAGAAGATTCTGAAAGATTTCTAAATTTTTTAAGAGGTAAAAATTGGGAATGA
- the modB gene encoding molybdate ABC transporter permease subunit produces MISALKISLSIVFISFVFNTFFSIFFYFSLKRRNNLKKIIEFLITLPIFLPPSVIGYMLIIFLGKNSFLGKIFYNFFNFRFIFSFEGAAIAAIIVSLPIIYQSIKVAFDTIDKAYIETAQCLGVSKINMIKYVYLPLGYRKVFSGIILGIGRAFGEFGATILIAGNIPGKTQTLPLALYSAIESGNYFLANKVLIILLFFSGIFLASYILLTKKES; encoded by the coding sequence ATGATTAGCGCCTTAAAAATATCGTTATCTATAGTTTTTATATCTTTTGTATTTAATACATTTTTTAGTATTTTCTTTTATTTCTCTTTAAAAAGAAGAAATAATTTAAAAAAAATAATTGAATTTTTAATAACTTTACCTATTTTTTTACCTCCATCTGTTATTGGATACATGTTAATTATATTTCTAGGAAAAAATAGCTTTTTAGGAAAAATATTCTATAATTTCTTTAATTTTAGATTTATTTTTTCTTTTGAAGGAGCTGCAATTGCAGCAATCATAGTTTCTTTACCTATAATTTATCAAAGTATAAAAGTAGCTTTTGATACAATTGATAAAGCGTATATTGAAACAGCTCAGTGTCTTGGCGTCTCTAAAATTAACATGATTAAATACGTTTATCTCCCCTTGGGTTATAGAAAAGTTTTTTCTGGTATTATCTTAGGTATTGGTAGAGCTTTTGGAGAGTTTGGAGCTACTATTTTAATTGCTGGAAATATTCCTGGTAAAACACAGACATTACCTTTAGCTCTTTATTCAGCTATTGAATCAGGAAATTATTTTTTAGCTAATAAAGTTTTAATAATTCTTTTATTTTTTAGTGGAATATTTTTAGCTTCATATATTTTACTTACAAAAAAAGAGAGCTAA
- the frr gene encoding ribosome recycling factor translates to MSAQVIMNDCKDKMEKAIESTKHKFASIRAGRANVSMLDGIKIEQYGSLMPLNQVGTVSAPEARLLVIDPWDKSVIPTIEKAIMTSNLGLTPNNDGKVIRLMIPELTADRRKEYVKFAKSEAENGKVAVRNIRKDMNNNLRKLEKEGEITEDDLKRFEDDVQKLTDATIKTIDQLLALKEKEITTV, encoded by the coding sequence ATGAGCGCACAAGTAATAATGAATGATTGTAAAGATAAAATGGAAAAAGCTATCGAATCTACAAAACATAAATTTGCATCAATAAGAGCAGGTAGAGCTAACGTTTCAATGTTAGATGGAATAAAAATAGAGCAATATGGATCATTAATGCCATTAAATCAAGTTGGAACTGTATCAGCTCCAGAAGCTAGATTATTAGTAATCGATCCTTGGGATAAATCAGTTATACCTACAATTGAAAAGGCAATAATGACTTCGAATTTAGGATTAACTCCAAATAACGATGGAAAAGTTATTAGATTAATGATACCAGAGTTAACTGCTGATAGAAGAAAAGAGTACGTAAAATTTGCTAAATCTGAGGCAGAAAATGGAAAAGTAGCAGTTAGAAATATCAGAAAAGATATGAATAATAACTTAAGAAAGTTAGAGAAAGAAGGAGAAATAACTGAGGACGATTTAAAGAGATTTGAAGATGATGTTCAAAAGTTAACAGATGCAACAATTAAAACAATTGATCAACTTCTAGCTTTAAAAGAAAAAGAGATTACAACTGTATAA
- the pyrH gene encoding UMP kinase, with amino-acid sequence MTPIYNRILLKLSGEALMGDQEFGISSETITSYAKQIKEIADLGVEIGIVIGGGNIFRGLSGTEQGIDRVTGDHMGMLATVINSLALQNAIELLGVPTRVQTAIEIPKVAEPFIKRKAQRHLEKGRVVIFGGGTGNPYFTTDTAAALRAIEINADVVIKATKVDGIYDKDPVKFADAKKYTEVTYTEVLNKDLKVMDATAISLCRENKLPIVVFDSLTEGNIKRVVLGEKIGTTVING; translated from the coding sequence ATGACGCCAATTTATAATAGAATTCTATTAAAATTAAGTGGAGAAGCTTTAATGGGAGATCAAGAGTTTGGAATATCTTCAGAAACAATAACTTCTTATGCTAAGCAAATAAAAGAGATAGCAGACTTAGGAGTAGAGATAGGGATAGTTATCGGTGGAGGTAACATATTTAGAGGGTTATCTGGAACTGAACAAGGAATAGACAGAGTAACTGGAGATCACATGGGTATGTTAGCAACAGTTATAAACTCATTGGCTCTTCAAAACGCAATTGAGTTATTAGGAGTACCAACAAGAGTGCAAACAGCAATCGAAATTCCAAAGGTGGCTGAACCTTTCATAAAAAGAAAGGCTCAAAGACATTTAGAGAAGGGGAGAGTTGTAATATTTGGTGGTGGAACAGGTAACCCTTATTTCACAACTGATACAGCAGCAGCACTTAGAGCAATAGAGATTAATGCAGATGTTGTAATAAAAGCAACTAAGGTTGATGGAATCTATGATAAGGATCCTGTGAAATTTGCTGATGCAAAAAAATACACTGAAGTAACTTATACTGAAGTTTTAAATAAAGATTTAAAAGTTATGGATGCAACAGCAATCTCTTTATGTAGAGAAAACAAATTACCAATAGTTGTATTTGATTCATTAACAGAGGGAAATATAAAAAGAGTAGTTCTTGGAGAAAAAATAGGAACAACTGTAATAAACGGATAA
- the tsf gene encoding translation elongation factor Ts — translation MAEITAKLVKELRDRTGAGMMDCKKALGETNGDIEKAIDLLREKGIAKAAKKSGRTAAEGLIFDGVSADHKTAVVLEFNSETDFVAKNDEFKALGAKMVEIALRPEIKTVEDLKAAEIDGVTVETTITNLIAKIGENMSLRRFEKVTTEGFVTTYNHLGGKLGVIVEMTGEATEANITKAKDIAMHVAAMDPKYVDRSVVTTDDLDREREISRKQLEAEGKPAQIIEKILVGKMNKFYEESCLVDQIFVKAENKETVAEYAGDIKVVSFARYKVGEGIEKEEVDFAAEVAAQLNA, via the coding sequence ATGGCAGAGATTACAGCAAAATTAGTAAAAGAACTAAGAGATAGAACTGGTGCTGGAATGATGGATTGTAAAAAAGCATTAGGAGAAACAAACGGAGATATCGAAAAAGCGATAGACTTACTAAGAGAGAAAGGTATTGCTAAAGCTGCTAAAAAATCAGGAAGAACAGCTGCTGAAGGATTAATATTCGATGGTGTTTCTGCTGATCACAAAACTGCAGTAGTATTAGAGTTTAACTCTGAGACTGACTTCGTTGCTAAAAACGATGAGTTCAAAGCTTTAGGAGCAAAAATGGTAGAGATCGCTTTAAGACCAGAGATCAAAACTGTTGAAGATTTAAAGGCTGCTGAAATTGATGGAGTTACAGTTGAAACAACTATAACTAACTTAATCGCAAAAATTGGAGAGAACATGTCTCTAAGAAGATTTGAAAAAGTAACTACTGAAGGGTTTGTAACAACTTACAACCATTTAGGAGGAAAATTAGGAGTTATCGTTGAGATGACTGGAGAAGCAACAGAAGCTAACATAACAAAAGCTAAGGATATTGCAATGCACGTAGCAGCAATGGATCCTAAATATGTTGACAGATCAGTTGTAACAACAGATGATTTAGATAGAGAGAGAGAGATTTCTAGAAAGCAATTAGAAGCTGAAGGAAAACCTGCTCAAATTATCGAAAAGATTTTAGTTGGAAAAATGAACAAGTTCTATGAGGAGAGCTGTTTAGTTGACCAAATTTTCGTAAAAGCTGAAAATAAAGAGACAGTTGCAGAGTACGCAGGAGATATTAAAGTAGTTTCTTTCGCTAGATATAAAGTTGGAGAGGGAATCGAAAAAGAAGAAGTAGATTTCGCAGCAGAGGTTGCAGCTCAACTTAACGCGTAA
- the rpsB gene encoding 30S ribosomal protein S2, producing MAVITMKQLLEAGVHFGHQAKRWNPKMSKYIFTERNGIHVIDLHKSLKKIEEAYAVMREIAANGGKVLFVGTKKQAQEAVKDQAERSGMYYVNNRWLGGMLTNYKTIQTRVERLKELERMDADGTLDTAYTKKEASNFRKELVKLSKNLSGIKDMKEVPAAIFVVDVKKETLAVVEAAKLGIPVFAMIDTNVDPDLITYPIPANDDAIRSVKLIASVMANAIIEGNQGKENAAVSNDEIVVEEGSAE from the coding sequence ATGGCAGTAATTACTATGAAACAATTACTTGAAGCTGGAGTTCACTTTGGACACCAAGCTAAGAGATGGAATCCAAAGATGTCTAAGTACATCTTCACTGAGAGAAACGGAATCCACGTAATCGATTTACACAAATCTTTAAAGAAAATTGAGGAAGCTTATGCTGTAATGAGAGAAATCGCAGCAAACGGTGGAAAAGTTTTATTCGTAGGAACTAAAAAGCAAGCTCAAGAAGCTGTAAAAGATCAAGCTGAAAGATCAGGAATGTACTACGTAAACAACAGATGGTTAGGTGGAATGTTAACAAACTACAAAACTATCCAAACTAGAGTAGAGAGATTAAAAGAGTTAGAGAGAATGGATGCTGATGGAACATTAGATACAGCTTACACTAAAAAAGAGGCTTCTAACTTCAGAAAAGAGTTAGTAAAACTTTCTAAAAACTTATCAGGAATTAAAGATATGAAAGAAGTTCCAGCTGCTATATTCGTAGTAGACGTTAAGAAAGAAACTTTAGCGGTAGTAGAAGCTGCTAAATTAGGAATCCCTGTATTCGCTATGATCGATACAAACGTGGATCCTGATTTAATAACTTACCCAATTCCAGCAAATGATGACGCTATCAGATCAGTAAAGTTAATCGCTTCTGTAATGGCTAACGCTATCATCGAAGGAAACCAAGGAAAAGAAAACGCTGCAGTTTCAAACGACGAAATCGTTGTTGAAGAAGGATCAGCTGAGTAA
- the pgeF gene encoding peptidoglycan editing factor PgeF — MFIDKEFYYELEEFSKLGLKAIYTTKSFGDVKKEEDRNKINSILNIEDKKIYSGFQTHSSNIVVINEETTTYSEDTDGFITKRDDIVIFTKYADCLPIYIYDIENGAFGCIHSGWAGSFENIGLKAIEMMTKEFNSKVKNIIVAFGIGISLENYEVSEEFYLKFKRKFNEKLLEKVFLKKENKYYFDNQQFNYNLMKEIGIQEKNIITNNLCTYRDNFHSYRREKENSGRNGAYIFVDKNRKK; from the coding sequence ATGTTTATAGACAAAGAATTTTATTATGAACTTGAAGAGTTTTCAAAGTTAGGATTAAAGGCAATTTATACTACTAAAAGTTTTGGAGATGTGAAAAAAGAAGAGGATAGAAATAAAATTAACTCTATATTAAATATAGAGGATAAAAAAATTTATTCAGGATTTCAAACACATTCATCAAATATTGTAGTTATCAACGAAGAAACAACAACTTATTCAGAAGATACAGATGGATTTATAACTAAAAGAGATGATATAGTTATATTTACAAAATATGCAGATTGTTTGCCTATCTATATATACGACATTGAAAATGGCGCTTTTGGATGTATCCATTCAGGATGGGCAGGAAGTTTTGAAAATATTGGTTTAAAAGCTATTGAGATGATGACAAAAGAATTTAATAGTAAAGTAAAAAATATTATAGTAGCATTTGGAATAGGAATATCTCTTGAGAATTATGAAGTATCAGAAGAGTTTTACTTGAAATTTAAGAGAAAATTTAATGAGAAACTTTTAGAAAAAGTTTTTTTAAAAAAAGAGAATAAATATTATTTTGATAACCAACAATTTAATTATAATCTTATGAAAGAGATTGGAATACAGGAAAAAAATATAATAACTAATAATCTATGTACATATAGAGATAATTTTCACTCTTATAGAAGAGAAAAAGAGAACTCAGGAAGAAATGGTGCATATATATTTGTTGACAAAAATAGAAAAAAGTGA
- the aroF gene encoding 3-deoxy-7-phosphoheptulonate synthase, with protein sequence MYVVLKESATSEEILELKKFIQKTGHGALEILDGSIKKIGIMGKKDGLTKEELKEFSIVKEIIKIGKPFKFVSREFKKEDTLIEIKGRKIGGTDLILMAGPCSIENKEMIMDIAKVVKENGGEFLRGGAFKPRTSPYDFQGLGEEGLKYMREACDKYDLVMVTEVMDTRDIELIEKYTDIFQVGARNMQNFSLLKELGKTNKPILLKRGLSATIREFLMAAEYIVAFGNEKVILCERGIRTFEIATRNTVDINGVALLKEKSHLPIIIDASHGTGKKSLVEPVTLGCILAGADGAMVEIHQNPACALSDGEQSLNFQEFEILCKKMKKTLEFKESLKCL encoded by the coding sequence ATGTATGTAGTGTTAAAAGAAAGTGCTACATCTGAAGAAATCTTAGAGCTGAAAAAATTTATACAAAAAACAGGACATGGAGCTTTAGAGATTTTAGATGGTAGCATAAAAAAAATAGGAATAATGGGAAAAAAAGATGGGCTAACTAAGGAAGAATTGAAGGAATTCTCAATAGTTAAGGAGATTATAAAGATAGGAAAGCCTTTTAAGTTCGTTAGTCGAGAGTTTAAAAAAGAGGATACCCTTATAGAAATAAAAGGTAGGAAAATAGGTGGTACAGATTTAATTCTAATGGCAGGGCCATGTTCAATTGAAAATAAAGAGATGATAATGGACATTGCTAAAGTAGTAAAGGAAAATGGAGGAGAATTTTTAAGAGGTGGAGCTTTTAAGCCAAGAACATCTCCATATGACTTCCAAGGTTTAGGAGAAGAGGGCCTAAAATATATGAGAGAAGCATGTGATAAATACGACCTTGTAATGGTAACAGAAGTAATGGATACTAGAGATATAGAGTTGATAGAAAAATATACAGATATATTTCAAGTTGGAGCTAGAAATATGCAAAATTTTAGCTTATTAAAGGAACTAGGAAAGACAAATAAGCCTATTCTTTTAAAAAGAGGATTAAGTGCTACAATAAGAGAGTTTTTAATGGCAGCAGAATATATAGTTGCTTTTGGTAATGAAAAAGTTATTCTTTGTGAAAGAGGAATTAGAACATTTGAAATTGCAACTAGAAATACTGTTGATATAAATGGTGTAGCACTTTTAAAAGAAAAATCTCATCTTCCAATTATAATAGATGCAAGTCATGGAACGGGTAAAAAATCTTTAGTTGAGCCAGTGACACTAGGGTGTATCTTAGCAGGAGCAGATGGTGCAATGGTAGAAATACATCAAAATCCAGCATGTGCTTTATCTGATGGAGAACAAAGTTTAAATTTTCAAGAGTTTGAAATTTTATGTAAAAAAATGAAGAAAACATTGGAGTTTAAAGAGAGTTTAAAATGTTTATAG
- a CDS encoding ATP-dependent DNA helicase: MNLNLSQKEAVENIDGPLLIIAGPGSGKTRTLVERMIYMIKDKNIKPEEILVSTFTERAARELTTRIGNRLKNEKIYLEGLYIGTLHSICLKIIDENIEYSNLKRGYRVLDNVDQKFFIFSKLKFFKEINGFNNFFQNKNYLTNWKIGENLIKWFNKFSEEGLELDDNSFLTQSYLMYKKLIFEENVIDFSMIQCEAYRILKENLEILKKLQSKIKYTMIDEYQDTNTIQEKLIFLIGGKEQNICVVGDDDQGIYRFRGATIRNILQFEGRVGKICKVVKLEVNYRSEKDIVNFCKEWIDSLYWDEFRHSKELIVPKEKNIDRTRVVKLSVESSENKWQERIANFLIFMKNSKKINDYNQVAFLFRSVKNKKIVSLAHYLEYRGIGVYSPRSNLFFNREEIILIIGIFLYVLLRENSKIYNNEYKLEILDYYKKCLNIIEKKIKVDEELKKELEIIKSEYENINTNIGNLLNLYYKIISIKCFKEIFENKDNSVLENRALYNLGIFSKIVEKADKISSIQNLNNENIIKIGDYFFTMHLKFLKQNGVDEYEDIKEYAPKGAVSFLTIHQSKGLEFPIVIVGSLESVPESDKNDDEELEKKYIPYNDFEPEYRIKDFDFWRLYYTAFSRAKNLLILSCIENSKGKRQIPSLPFKRVYENIPDILSGDLNFSELNIENTSIIDIKDSYSYTGDLLKYKECPYRYKLNKIYDFQRKKTIENFYGTLIHESFEYLNLSILNGKDLNIEKIQNKYYSDYEFMKKKENLFLDKEVLNKGLEQILNYYNGDLLKNKIVDVEKNLFVFRGAYTIEGKLDLIIQEGENLKIVDFKTGSDSIDKESLENYTSQIKLYCYLLSMNSEKKVSGGYIYFVKNENKIEVPYNIGDEEEILKDFDSITEQISNGMFSEKRLSEEKCLKCEFKKHCFGINMI; this comes from the coding sequence ATGAATTTAAATTTAAGCCAAAAAGAAGCTGTAGAAAATATTGATGGACCTTTACTTATAATAGCTGGTCCAGGTTCTGGAAAAACAAGAACTTTAGTTGAAAGAATGATTTATATGATAAAGGATAAAAATATAAAACCAGAAGAAATTTTAGTTTCTACTTTTACAGAAAGAGCAGCAAGGGAGTTAACAACTAGAATAGGAAATAGATTAAAAAATGAAAAAATATATTTAGAGGGATTGTATATAGGAACACTTCATTCAATTTGTTTGAAAATAATAGATGAGAATATTGAGTATTCAAATTTAAAAAGAGGATATAGAGTTTTAGATAATGTAGATCAAAAATTTTTTATTTTTTCAAAATTAAAATTTTTTAAAGAAATTAATGGATTTAATAATTTTTTTCAAAATAAAAATTATTTAACTAACTGGAAAATTGGAGAAAACTTAATAAAGTGGTTTAATAAATTTAGTGAAGAGGGGCTTGAGTTAGATGATAACAGTTTTTTAACACAAAGTTATCTAATGTACAAAAAATTAATTTTTGAAGAGAATGTTATAGATTTCTCTATGATCCAATGTGAAGCTTATAGAATTTTAAAAGAAAATTTAGAAATTCTAAAAAAACTTCAAAGTAAAATAAAATATACAATGATTGATGAATATCAAGATACAAATACAATACAAGAAAAATTAATTTTTTTAATAGGTGGAAAAGAACAAAATATTTGTGTAGTTGGAGATGATGATCAAGGAATATATAGGTTTAGAGGGGCTACAATTAGGAATATTCTTCAATTTGAAGGAAGAGTAGGGAAAATATGTAAAGTTGTTAAACTAGAAGTAAATTATAGATCAGAAAAAGATATAGTTAATTTTTGTAAAGAGTGGATAGATAGTTTATATTGGGATGAATTTAGACATTCAAAAGAACTAATAGTACCTAAAGAAAAAAATATAGATAGAACTCGAGTCGTAAAATTATCTGTGGAAAGTTCTGAAAATAAATGGCAAGAAAGAATTGCTAATTTTTTAATTTTTATGAAGAATTCAAAAAAAATAAATGATTATAATCAAGTAGCTTTTTTATTCAGATCAGTGAAGAATAAAAAAATAGTTTCTTTAGCTCATTATTTAGAATATAGAGGAATTGGTGTCTATTCTCCAAGATCAAATCTATTTTTTAATAGAGAAGAAATTATATTAATTATAGGTATTTTTCTTTATGTTTTGTTAAGAGAAAATAGTAAAATTTATAACAATGAATATAAATTAGAAATATTGGATTATTATAAAAAATGTTTAAATATTATAGAGAAAAAAATAAAAGTAGATGAAGAGTTAAAAAAAGAGTTGGAAATAATAAAGAGTGAATATGAAAATATAAACACAAATATAGGAAATCTTTTAAATTTATATTATAAAATTATTTCTATAAAATGTTTTAAAGAAATATTTGAAAATAAAGATAATAGTGTCTTAGAAAATAGAGCTTTATATAATTTAGGTATATTTTCAAAAATTGTTGAAAAAGCAGATAAGATATCTAGTATTCAAAATTTAAATAATGAAAATATAATAAAAATTGGAGATTATTTTTTTACGATGCATTTGAAATTCTTAAAACAAAATGGAGTTGATGAATATGAAGATATAAAAGAATATGCTCCAAAAGGTGCAGTTTCATTTTTAACAATTCATCAGTCAAAAGGATTGGAGTTTCCAATAGTAATAGTAGGATCTCTAGAAAGTGTACCTGAATCAGATAAGAATGATGATGAAGAATTGGAAAAAAAATACATTCCTTATAATGATTTTGAGCCTGAGTATAGAATAAAAGATTTTGATTTTTGGAGATTATATTATACAGCCTTCTCAAGAGCTAAAAATTTATTAATTTTAAGTTGTATAGAAAATAGTAAAGGAAAAAGACAGATACCATCTTTACCATTTAAAAGAGTTTATGAAAATATTCCAGATATATTATCTGGAGACTTAAACTTTTCAGAGTTAAATATAGAAAATACAAGTATTATAGATATTAAAGATAGTTATTCTTATACGGGAGATTTGTTAAAATATAAAGAGTGTCCGTATAGATATAAATTAAATAAAATTTATGATTTTCAAAGGAAAAAAACAATTGAAAATTTTTATGGAACTTTAATTCATGAAAGCTTTGAGTATTTAAATCTTTCTATATTAAATGGTAAAGATTTAAATATAGAGAAAATACAAAATAAATACTACTCTGATTATGAATTTATGAAAAAGAAGGAGAATTTATTTTTAGATAAAGAAGTTTTAAATAAAGGTTTAGAACAAATTTTAAATTATTACAATGGTGATTTATTAAAAAATAAAATAGTAGATGTTGAAAAAAATTTATTTGTATTTAGGGGTGCTTATACTATTGAAGGAAAATTAGATTTAATTATACAAGAAGGAGAAAATTTAAAAATAGTAGATTTTAAAACAGGATCAGATAGTATAGATAAAGAGAGTTTAGAAAATTATACATCACAAATAAAACTTTATTGTTATTTATTATCAATGAATAGTGAGAAGAAAGTTTCAGGTGGATATATATATTTTGTAAAAAATGAAAATAAAATTGAAGTTCCTTATAATATAGGAGACGAAGAAGAAATTTTAAAGGATTTTGATTCGATAACAGAGCAGATATCTAACGGTATGTTTTCAGAAAAAAGATTGTCTGAAGAAAAATGTTTAAAATGTGAATTTAAAAAGCACTGTTTTGGTATAAATATGATATAA
- a CDS encoding 4Fe-4S binding protein, whose amino-acid sequence MHVIDKDTCIGCGACEGTCPVSAISADANGKYEIGEACVDCGACAGVCPVSAITA is encoded by the coding sequence ATGCACGTAATAGATAAAGATACTTGTATTGGATGTGGAGCTTGCGAAGGAACTTGCCCAGTATCAGCAATATCAGCTGACGCTAATGGAAAATATGAAATTGGAGAGGCTTGTGTAGACTGTGGAGCTTGCGCAGGAGTTTGTCCAGTATCAGCAATAACAGCATAG
- a CDS encoding MarR family winged helix-turn-helix transcriptional regulator, which produces MKNNEGSILLISAINKEINFLFDNFLSELEITKTESMYLRLIHNNPGITQYEIAKLRKIEKSLVTKYITNLEDKGLIEKKLLDKRKKGLYLIEDGKKAIKFIDEFIPDLQEKFKDLFTDEESKFFNTLLKKLKLRLEEVNERES; this is translated from the coding sequence ATGAAAAATAATGAAGGTTCTATTCTTCTTATATCTGCAATTAATAAAGAAATAAATTTTCTTTTCGATAATTTTCTTTCTGAATTAGAAATAACTAAAACAGAAAGTATGTACTTAAGATTGATTCATAATAATCCTGGAATAACACAATATGAAATAGCTAAACTAAGAAAAATTGAAAAATCATTAGTTACAAAATATATTACCAATTTAGAAGATAAAGGATTAATAGAAAAAAAATTACTTGATAAGAGAAAAAAAGGGTTATATCTGATTGAAGATGGTAAAAAAGCAATTAAATTTATTGATGAATTTATTCCTGATTTACAAGAAAAATTTAAAGATCTTTTCACAGATGAGGAATCTAAATTTTTTAATACTTTATTAAAAAAATTAAAACTTCGTCTTGAAGAAGTTAACGAAAGAGAGTCTTAG
- the rpsI gene encoding 30S ribosomal protein S9 — MIQYRGTGRRKTSVARVRLIPGGKGIEINGKTMADYFGGRELLSKIVEQPLTLTETLDKFEVKVNVIGGGNAGQAGAIRHGLSRALLEADETLRGALKEAGFLTRDSRMVERKKFGKRKARRSPQFSKR, encoded by the coding sequence ATGATTCAATATAGAGGAACTGGAAGAAGAAAAACTTCAGTAGCAAGAGTAAGACTTATTCCTGGTGGAAAAGGAATTGAAATAAACGGAAAAACTATGGCAGACTACTTCGGTGGAAGAGAGTTACTTTCTAAAATCGTTGAGCAACCATTAACATTAACTGAAACTTTAGATAAGTTTGAAGTTAAAGTAAACGTAATCGGTGGAGGAAACGCTGGTCAAGCTGGAGCTATCAGACACGGATTATCAAGAGCTTTATTAGAAGCTGATGAGACTTTAAGAGGGGCTTTAAAAGAAGCTGGTTTCTTAACAAGAGACTCAAGAATGGTAGAGAGAAAGAAATTCGGAAAGAGAAAAGCAAGAAGATCTCCACAATTCTCAAAGAGATAA
- the rplM gene encoding 50S ribosomal protein L13 — MKKYTAMQRKEDVVREFVQYDAEGKILGRLAAEIAKKLMGKDKVSYTPHIDGGDFVIVTNIEKVAVTGKKLTDKVYYSHSGFPGGLKERRLEEILAKNPKEALMLAVKRMLPKNRLGREQLTRLRIFVGAEHAHTAQKPVKVEF, encoded by the coding sequence GTGAAGAAATACACTGCAATGCAAAGAAAAGAAGACGTTGTAAGAGAATTCGTTCAATACGACGCAGAAGGAAAAATTTTAGGAAGATTAGCTGCAGAAATAGCTAAAAAATTAATGGGTAAAGATAAAGTTTCTTACACTCCACATATTGACGGAGGAGACTTCGTAATCGTTACAAATATCGAGAAGGTAGCTGTAACTGGAAAGAAATTAACAGATAAAGTTTACTACAGTCACTCAGGATTCCCTGGTGGATTAAAAGAAAGAAGATTAGAAGAGATTCTTGCAAAGAATCCTAAAGAAGCTTTAATGCTAGCTGTTAAGAGAATGCTTCCAAAGAACAGATTAGGAAGAGAGCAGTTAACAAGATTAAGAATATTTGTTGGAGCTGAGCACGCTCATACTGCACAAAAACCAGTAAAGGTAGAATTTTAA